Proteins encoded together in one Agromyces sp. 3263 window:
- a CDS encoding putative sulfate exporter family transporter: MPGLAVAASAALVAWLVHLAVPAVPILTVAVALGIIVGQVPALQPALGGRLAPGLRVAARRLLRLGIVLLGLKLSLLDIAGLGWITIATTVGVVLVTFVGTIGLGRALGLPGHQPVLVASGFSICGASAIGAMAATMRAKDEEQAVPVALVTLCGTLAIAVLPALWHPLGLSTTGFGHWVGAGVHDVGQVVATAQLAGPAALAVAVVVKLTRVLMLAPMVAMTAAVERRRAIQPLGRPPAIVPLFIAGFLAAVLVNSFVPLPDWLLAGADVVQTALLATALFALGASIRLAELVHTGWRALVVGLTSWVLVAALAYGAVLLG; this comes from the coding sequence TCGTACACCTGGCCGTGCCCGCCGTGCCGATCCTCACCGTCGCCGTCGCGCTCGGCATCATCGTCGGCCAGGTGCCCGCGTTGCAGCCGGCCCTCGGCGGCAGGCTCGCACCCGGCCTGCGCGTCGCCGCGCGCCGACTGCTGCGCCTCGGCATCGTGCTGCTCGGACTGAAGCTCAGCCTGCTCGACATCGCGGGCCTCGGCTGGATCACCATCGCCACGACCGTGGGCGTCGTGCTGGTGACCTTCGTGGGCACGATCGGCCTCGGGCGCGCACTGGGCCTGCCGGGGCACCAGCCCGTGCTCGTCGCGAGCGGGTTCTCGATCTGCGGGGCGTCCGCGATCGGCGCCATGGCCGCCACGATGCGCGCGAAGGACGAGGAGCAGGCCGTGCCGGTCGCCCTCGTCACGCTGTGCGGCACGCTCGCCATCGCCGTGCTGCCTGCGCTGTGGCATCCGCTCGGCCTCTCGACCACCGGGTTCGGGCACTGGGTCGGTGCCGGCGTGCACGACGTCGGCCAAGTCGTCGCGACCGCCCAGCTCGCCGGACCCGCGGCGCTCGCGGTGGCCGTGGTGGTGAAGCTCACCCGCGTGCTCATGCTCGCGCCCATGGTGGCGATGACCGCAGCGGTCGAGCGCCGGCGGGCGATCCAGCCCCTGGGCCGGCCCCCGGCGATCGTTCCCCTCTTCATCGCCGGCTTCCTCGCGGCGGTGCTGGTGAACTCCTTCGTGCCGCTCCCCGACTGGCTGCTCGCGGGCGCCGACGTGGTGCAGACCGCCCTGCTGGCGACCGCCCTGTTCGCGCTCGGCGCCTCCATCCGACTCGCCGAGCTCGTGCACACCGGATGGCGCGCACTCGTCGTGGGCCTCACCTCGTGGGTGCTCGTGGCGGCGCTCGCGTACGGCGCGGTGCTG